The genomic region AGATTTCTGTAGCAACCTCTTGGCTGATCCTGGAACAGCAAGAGAGAGCCAAACCACACCTTTGACACAGGAGACCACCTATTGTGATGCTGCTACAGCTTCTGAGGAGGAAGCTTCAGTTGTTGAGTTCAGTGACAGAGCTGGAGTTATGGTGGAAAATCCCCCACAGTCCACCAAACGCAAGTGTCCCCCAGGATTGTCCATCTCCAGTCCATCGAAACTCTCAAAACTAGAGTAGAAGCAGCATCTCAAGTATTTTCCAGCATGGTCTCCTTTTTGATCTGATTCTCAGTGGGTTTACTTTTCTGTGACTTTTTAGGAGTTCAACAAGATTTAACAGCCTTTCCTTTCCCTCAGGACCTTTTATTACGCATTTGCCTCACTGTTCATTATGATGACAGCAGTGTATGCTGTATGATGTTACTGTAGGTTATAAAAACTGTTTCAGTATCCTGAGGGGATATCAGGTGTTAACATTATGCTTTTCTCTTGaaattaaacagattttttttctatGGAATTTTGGTTGTACAGAATTAAGTGGCATTTTGAATTATGCTGTATTTGTACCGTGGAAACAATAAATGATATTTGTGCACATTGTTTGAAAATAAgtcattttctattttttaaatatttccgtAAATATTTTTGTACCTGGATGCGTTCTAAATAAAACAGTTGTGTATCTAGAATTTATAGTTTCATTTTCACATTCGCAAGTGGTTTTATGATTTAGTGTTGTAACAACAAAATGTAATCGTCGTAATTTTAATAACAGTGCATGCAAAAACATGTCTCTGTATTTAATGGTGAATTATGCCTGTGTCATCACCGGAATACTAAACAAATCTGTTTAATACCCACCTCCTTCACAGTCTTTTAAAGAATTAATTGATGCTAGTGAATTAACACTTCATTAGCTCCAACTAGAAGCGTTAGGCGATTAAAAATTCATGCCGTGATTAGAGTTTAGTGAAATATACATGATAGTTAAAGTTGCGTAATCAATCAAGACAATGCCACCATGACTCGCGTTAACGCCAGCGaaattaaaatattcaaatacaaatTCTGATTCTGAAATAAACATATTTAGATTTATACTAAATTAGTAATGTATGCATATTTATGAAATGTCTAAAACGGGTTTCGCTATATATTTAAATGATGTGTATATAGTCgttttttttaatctgatataAGCTAGACACGATACGACTTGATTAATACCAGTACTTGAATAAACATTAGGTACATTTAAATATTCAGGTTTGCAAATTCTACAGAATCAATAACGTTTACAACTGGtgaattttatttaaacaatttaaataaaaaaataatgcgcattctgttttcaaatattttgtagtacattctgagaaaataagaGTTTATTTAACGTCAGAAATTCAATGTCTCGTTTGCCATTATTAAACTGTTTCGAAATATGTGTGGCTTTAATAATGGATAAATAGATGCACATACTATTTCCCCGTTTAActgcatttatatatttcatttgtTTCCATTTATATTTAATTCATGCATTTTACACGAACAAATAGCCTGCttattgtaaacattttaatgttgtttaaaAACACAATTGTTCTTAATTGTCATAAAAAAATGGCTGATTATCttggatattttttttatgtgtttcgCATATCGAATGTTAGCCGTTAGACTGTCAGAATGTTAAATAGCACCACATTCTAAATGGGTGGCGGCAGCGCGCAGGCGCGCGGAACCCACAGGTGCGGAAGGAAGCCCCCCTCTCCGTCGTTAGGCCGATTTACAGTTCGAGGAGGACATGAGACTCGTAGAGGCGCGATGAGATGAGAGGAGGAGAAGAGAGTCAATCGCGCTCGTCTCGCGAGAATAGGCGAGGCTGTCGGACGAGATGTGAGGGACTCAGGTGTAAGAGCGCTCCTCATCCACACACAGCACAGCcaaacagagacacacacacactcacactgcgGGCATCTCCTCTGTACCATCAGCAGCCGAGCGCTACCGCATCCGCCTGTGACTGCTGCCGCTGCGAGACGCCAGAAGAGGAGGCGGGAGGCGCTGGACTGTCGCTTTGGGGATTTTGCCCTCCTTTCGTGCACTTTATCTGAGCCGGATCCCGCGCAAACATGATGTCCATGAACAGCAAACAGCCTCATTTCGCCATGCATCCCAGCTTACCTGAGCACAAGTACACATCTCTGCACTCGAGCTCGGAGGCGATCAGGAGAGCCTGCCTGCAGACTCCACAGGTAAGGCGAGCTCCAAAACTTCTGCTTTTCTCCTCCGCGCGCGAGCGAGCGAGGAGGAGCGCTGGAGGCGCATATACTGCCTTAATGTTTTTTTCATGTATTCCACAGCAATCATCTGCACGCCTGTGATCTTTTCTGAAGGCATGCTCACTGAAGGCTCAGGCTTCAccctttttttgtattaatttttatgaCTGGAAGCCTCTTAAAAGGAATATTCTCTCTGTGTTTTGTGTTGACACTATTCCCCAGCTGACATCTcccctttctctttctcttctctTTTTCTCCCCGACTCCAGCTCCAAAGCAACATCTTCGCCAGTCTGGATGAGACGCTGCTGGCCCGCGCCGAAGCTCTGGCGGCCGTGGACATCGCGGTGTCCCAGGGTAAGAGTCACCCGTTCAAGCCCGACGCCACGTACCACACGATGAACACCGTGCCATGCTCGTCCACCTCCACCGTGCCACTcgcccaccaccaccaccaccatcaccaccaCCACCATCAGAACCTGGAGCCGCCCGACCTCATGGATCACATCAGCTCGCCGTCGCTCGCCCTGATGCCCAGCGCGCACGAGGGGGCCGGCGGAGGCGGCGGAGGAGGCGGCGGCGGGGGCTTGATCTCCACGTCGGCCCATCCGCACGCGCACCCGCACATGCACGGGCTCACGCACCTGTCCCACCAGGCTGCTATGAACATGAACTCTCCGCTCACTCACCACGGCCTCTTGCCGGGCCACCACGGAGGTGCGCACCAGGGCGCGCCGGGACTCGCCAACAACGGACTGCCCTCTATTAACGACTCGGACACGGACCCGAGGGAGCTGGAGGCGTTCGCAGAGCGCTTCAAACAGCGGCGGATCAAACTCGGGGTGACGCAGGCGGACGTGGGGGGCGCGCTGGCCAACCTGAAGATCCCAGGCGTGGGCTCGCTGAGCCAAAGTACCATTTGTCGCTTCGAGTCTCTAACTCTGTCGCACAACAACATGATCGCGCTCAAACCCATCCTCCAGGCGTGGCTGGAGGAGGCCGAGGGCGCCCAGCGCGAGAAAATGAGCAAACCCGACATTTTCAACGGCAGCGAGAAGAAGCGCAAGCGGACCTCCATAGCGGCCCCGGAGAAACGATCTCTGGAGGCGTATTTCGCCGTGCAGCCCCGGCCGTCGTCGGAGAAAATCGCGGCTATAGCCGAGAAATTGGACCTCAAAAAGAACGTCGTGCGAGTATGGTTTTGCAACCAAAGACAAAAACAGAAGAGGTTGAAATTTTCCGCGGCTCACTGATGGACTACTTGTATCTAGgaggaaacaaaataaaacttGACTTTTGGGGACCAAGGAACATCGCTTTGGCTCAAACGCGTGTGCTCATGATTAGTACCGTTTTTTTCACAACTCATGTTTCTTTTCACTGTACTGGTGAATGTGAAGTATGCAAACAACAGGTAATCCAGATGAACTACTTTTCTGCGGTTCAACTCTACTTAGATACACCCAGCGTTATGGTTTTGTTTTCCCCAAACGAATGACGAAAAATAGCCATTGATGGATTACCTCATAGTTTAACTCTAtcctaatttattattaatttatttatgtatgtatgtatttatttacgttcggcatatttgtgtatttattcatttgtacAGGGAACTgctatatttttgattattaaatgtGTTCAAAGCAGATCCCCTTCTCACAGTCTTGCTGATGATCATTCAGTGTTTCAAAGGTCTGCTCTGATCAAAACACAACTCGGTAGGAAAATTATACAGAGTCCCTTTTAAATAATTAAGGTGGCAACCACCGCTCGTATTTGTTGAAATTGCACTGAAATCTACTGTTATTTAGATTGGTTAGATATATTCAAATGcttttgtatatatataaatatacgtACAAATGACACTTGCTCACCGTGCAAAACTCAATTCCCgatttgttctgtttatttgtacTATGATGGTTATTTTGGCAAATCAGAATTCTTCCTCTGCGGACATTAGTTAACTCGCATGATGTGAAAGATGATTATACTTACATTCTAAAGGAAAATTGTCCTAAAATATAATTTCGTTGGTTTGTATACTTTGGTTTGCAGTGCAAACATTCTATgcattgaaagaaaaaaaaataccaaGCACTACATAGAGTATCTACTGGTAGACCTTTGTGGATGGTGTAAGTCACTGTTTAATGCCTGTTTTCACATAAAGACACAACGTTGTTTGTCGTGTTAATTGTTCCTGAAAAAAAAGttgtaatgatttttattttgtgCACAAGTATGTTTACAAACAGCGGCCACGTGCGCATCACGAGACGTCTCACTCTGTCATACCTGTGCACCTGTCCAACAGTCTGCTGTCTTACCATCTTATCATCCAAACTTTTCTCCATTCTGTAAGCCAAATCCAGCTGCAGGGACACAAGTCCCGGCAATCTTCTAAATAAACGATGGAAAATCAAAGTCGAGGCTGTCTTTGAGGTGTATGAGATCTGAATCTTATTCTACAGCACAAACAAACACCCTTTTCGTTCTCAGACATATTCAGCCTGCTATTATTACGTTTACACATAAACGAGAAATGTCAAATTTAATCATTTTTGTTATGATTCATTATTACCAGCACATACCCACTGATATTTACAActgtttctatttatttttttaaatagtgcaTTGCACAATTATTAAAAACGATGGACCCAGAAAGTGTATGCCGTAATTAAAACGTAGTAGATAATTAACATAAAATAGCGACAAAAAAATTAACCCAATATACGCCCAACCCTCGTTTGTTTTGAACTCGAAAATCGATCCAAAACcatttccttttctttctttctttctttctttctttctttctttctttctttctttctttctttctttctttctttctttctttctttctcttccaGCGGTTTAATTGACTTCCCTATCAGCGCAAATCTTTGATATACAGTCATTACTCCTGAAACAtgcattatttatacattttatttctctTCATTTCCATGATCTGGAATTCTCAGTCTAGACTGTGCATTCCGTTAGACCAGTAAAACAGTTTTACCATGAAATTCACGTTAATAAAAATGTCTTCAGTTTAACAGAATAAATAGCAGACAAAATGGTAAAAAAGACAAAacggtttaataataataatgataataataataaagagtaATAAACCCAAAACATTATTAGTAATACTTTTTAATAAATGTCGCACCATTTCGGCCATGATTCTACTTGAGCATTAAATTTAAATACCCTTACTACGGTTTATTAAATAATTCATGCTCTGTGGTTTGGAAAATTAATAAACGGAATACAACAAGACACTAATTAAAAAGCTCGGTAATTGTTATCGGCGCCCTAATGGGATGTTAGTGTGACAAACAAATGGAATTTTTGGCCATGCACGTGTCTGCTAAATGAGGTAACATGAGCATTACATTAGATCTCCATTTGAACGCAATTCTGCGATTACATATCTGTGCGATTGCATATCTGCTTATAATATAGCAGACGAAAACTCTGCGTATATTTCCTCAAAACAAAAGCCAAGGCTGTGGACGGGGTTTTTACTCTGCCGAACTGACAATAAACATTTAATGAAGCCTGAGACCAGGCCGTCTCCAAACAGTGTCTTTTATTCACCCTCACAATGACTAAAGAAATGCGTCTAATTTCGaaagtttgtttattcattaaaaaaaacgaCACTGCAGATCTTGCTCACTGTAATATTGAAGAAAATTCAGGGGGGAAGGGGTGGGGAGCTTTACATTTTGCTGCCTTTAAAAAAGATATGTTATATGTAGGTGATGCAATATTAATCGCGCTTTGCTGatataaaatgcaatattttcAGACAGCTATCGGGGTTTTTCAGGGAAGCACTTGATGAAAGCAGGTCGCAGCTGCAGTGCTGCTGGAGAAAGAAACATTTATTGCTACTGTTTGGCTTTTGGCAACGAAGAGAAGAACGCAGTAAGTACATGGACATTTTCTTTGGGAAAGAATGACTCGTTTGATTTGACTGGCATTAAAATTCGTCCAATCTAGACGTGCATTTAGATCATTTTATAATTCGAGTTTATTAAGAGAGAGCAGGTTTTCATTTTCAGCTTTAGTTTTAAAAGTGAATCGAGTTTATAGCATCCGACAATGCACACACCAGTTTCAATTTGTTTTCTACTTTATAGCAATTTCTACAAACGGATCTTTCAAAGAAATTCGAATTTGCAGTTGTATTGCTGTAGTAATTTTCATTCGGCTTTTTTGAGATCGTTTTGAGATCGAGTTTTCTTTTTAAACTATAAAACGCTTTGTTAAATGATCTAAAAACGTATTTATGGTTCGAACTAAATTAACTCGTTTATTAAAGTCAACATCGCTGCATTAACCTGACTACAATGATTTACCTAAATGAAAATCTTTTTTAGAGTCAGATCAGTTAGAAACAGCTCGCTTGAAGACTTTAATATCATTTATCCTAACATTTTat from Garra rufa chromosome 12, GarRuf1.0, whole genome shotgun sequence harbors:
- the LOC141347006 gene encoding POU domain, class 4, transcription factor 1-like, translating into MMSMNSKQPHFAMHPSLPEHKYTSLHSSSEAIRRACLQTPQLQSNIFASLDETLLARAEALAAVDIAVSQGKSHPFKPDATYHTMNTVPCSSTSTVPLAHHHHHHHHHHHQNLEPPDLMDHISSPSLALMPSAHEGAGGGGGGGGGGGLISTSAHPHAHPHMHGLTHLSHQAAMNMNSPLTHHGLLPGHHGGAHQGAPGLANNGLPSINDSDTDPRELEAFAERFKQRRIKLGVTQADVGGALANLKIPGVGSLSQSTICRFESLTLSHNNMIALKPILQAWLEEAEGAQREKMSKPDIFNGSEKKRKRTSIAAPEKRSLEAYFAVQPRPSSEKIAAIAEKLDLKKNVVRVWFCNQRQKQKRLKFSAAH